The Trichomycterus rosablanca isolate fTriRos1 unplaced genomic scaffold, fTriRos1.hap1 scaffold_180, whole genome shotgun sequence genomic interval TGAGGGCTGTTGTAACATGGGGGCAGGAAATAAAAGGAATTGTGTTTGAAGAAATGCTTTTCATTTTGTGGCCCCATGTGAAGCTTTACTAAAACCAAGCAGTGGGGAGTTGGGAGGTTTTTTCTTCAGATGGGGTACACTTTTTCCCAAATTCCACTGTTGCACTGACCGTTGGGGGACCATGTGTGAAATGAAAAGCAGTGTAATATTGTTAAGACGTTTATCTGAATGTTCTTACTAACTAAAACCTTTTATGCTGAATATgagtgtaaaaaaaatcaaccaCTTGTTACtttctttgtgtaatgagtggcaTGTGCCTGGGATTAGGGCATTTCACTGAGGATTATTTTTTATCAACACTCCGGTGGTTGTTTGCTTGGAGGGGAAATGAAACTGCTGAATTTTATGAAACCTGACTGTAGTCCTATTAATATTTTGGGAagtaatataattaaatgaGAGCTGATGAAGACTGAGTTCCAGTCTGAGAAGATCTGCTGATAACTTCTGTCTGAGTGAAGGTAagattacatttttattcatttattcttatATCTTGCTAATAGGGCAAGCATGAACTAAATATGTACCAAATTAAAAAGTGAATAGGGGAAaactagaaataaaaaccttttatttattgttaatttcaTAGAGGAAGTACAAATGGATAGTTAATGTATAgcttacatatacactgatcagccgtaacattaaaaccacctctttgtttctacactcactgtacattttatcagctccgcttaccatatagaagcactttgaagttctacaattactgactgtagtccatctgtttctctacatacctttttagactgatttcaccctgttcttcaatggtcaggacctccacgggaccgccacagagcaggtattatttgggtggtggatcattcccagcactgcagtgacactgacatggtggtggtgtgttagtgtgtgttgtgctggtatgagtggatcagacacagcagcgctgctggagtttttaaatactgtgtccactctattagacactcctacctagttggtccaccttgtagatgtaaagtcagagacgatcgctcatctattgctgatgtttgagttggtcatcttctaggccttcatcagaggtcacagcacgctgcccatggggcgctgttggctggatgtttttggttggtggactattctctgtccagcagggacagtgaggtgtttaaaaactccatcagcgctgctgtgtattttccactcataccagcacaacacacactaacacaccaccaccatgtcagtgtcattgcagtgctgagaatatcccaccacccaaataatcctgaggtcctgggagagtcctgaccattgaagaacagggtgaaagcaggctaaaaagtatgtagagaaacagatggactagaaagtgcttcttaatggtaagtggagctgataaaatggacaatatgtgtagaaacaaggaggtggttttaatattatggctgattggtgtacatattCGGCTAGATAAAGTACGGACTTATACTCATAGTTTATTAAAGAAACATGctgatattttattttagacAAGTAGTGtgcatgtataaaataaaatataagttGGTGGAGGTTATTGCTGCAAAATAAGTGAGTACAAAGGGTTCAAATGTTTCCAGCCTTTGCACTGTAAGATTAATCAATGGCATTTTCAAAGGGCTCTAAAACTTATACAGAAATGAAATACACCTGCAAATACAGAGATGAAATGAGCTAAATTAGGTCTGTTTAGTTGACCTCTCTGACCATTGACTAATctgttaaatacatttcaggTATGTTGAAGTTCATCCGGAAGCCGATTCAGGATCACTTAACAGAACGAAGGATTCGCAAGAGGCGGCTCGTGACCAAAGACGGCCACTGCAACATAGAATATGACAATGTTACGTATCAGAACTATTTAGTGTACCTGAAAGACTTTTGGACCACCTTTGTTGAATTTCCATGGCGGTTTGTTATACTTTTTTTCATCACTGCTTTTACGGGAAGCTGGTTCATCTTTGGCCTGCTGTGGTACTCGATTGCCAAAAGCAATGGAGACCTTGACGTTGGGGGTACTCCTAATGGCCATTTAAAGTGCGTAGAAAATATCAACAGTCTCACAAGCGCCTTTCTTTACTCTTTAGAAACGCAAACAACAATTGGATATGGTGGACGAGCCTTAACAGGGAACTGTGCCAAAACAGTAGTCCTTCTCATCATCCAATCTCTAATGGGTACCATCATAAACTGCTTCATGTGTGGCCTGATTTTGGCCAAATTGTCCCTCCCTAAAAAGCGAGCAAAGACTGTTACCTTTAGCGACACTGCAGTGATCAGTTTGAAAAATGAAAAGCTCTGCCTGCAGATCCGGGTTGCCAACCTCCGGAAGACGCTGCTTATCAGGAGCCATATTTATGGCAAGTTCGTGAGGACTAGCATCCCTCCCGACGGAGAGCCCGTCATCCTGGACCAAGTAAATGTTGAATTCCAAGTAGATGCAGGCAAGGACAACCTCTTCTTTGTCAGTCCCCTCACTCTCTACCATGTGATTGACAGTTCAAGCCCCTTTTCGGAGATGGCTGCCGACACACTGCAGAAGCAGGACTTTGAGCTGGTGGTCTTCCTGGATGGCATGGCTGAGTCCACCAGCTCGTCTTGCCAGGTCCGCACCTCCTTCATCCCGCGTGAGATCCAGTGGGGATACAGCTTCCTGCCGGTTATTTCGCGAACCAGGGGTGGCAAATACTTTGTTGATTTCTCCAACGTTTCGAAGACTGTTGCAGTGAGCACACCACACTGTTTTAGTTGCTTTAAAGATCCTGTACTTCACAAGCATGCCCAGCATGGCATTGACAATCCAGGATTTGAGGTGATTACCATTAAAGATTTTGGGGACAAAGATAATTATTGCTGCCTTAGCAGCTCAGTGCAGGACAACCAACacttttaaatgtttctttaaCAGGAATCTGCCGTTGCCTGTGTGCAGCCTGATACAGCAAGGTTAGAATATTGTGGCTAAATATTTTATGGTGATTTATTGCATACTTTTAGTAAAGAAGACTTGTTTTAGATTAGGTTCTACTTTTAGTTTTTGAGTTTAGGTATATTAATGTTTGATTACTCACCTCCTTACTGTACCTTTTATTATGAACAGTTTCCAATAGTCAGTCTTTCCTGTTTCCTGCGTCTTCCAAGCACTTATCAGATACATTTTATTGTGTGAATACATTTTGTTCCACGTGTTCCTACTTTAAAGGACAGCCTAGATTTGAGTAGATCAAATTAAGACAGTAGTGGATTTACAGTTAGAACTGTAAGAAGCTATGGAAAAGGGTTCTGCTGAATATCCGAGTGTAATTATCACTGTATATGTAAGGGGTGGCCTTGGGGCTAGGCAGACTCCAGCCACTAGGGGCCAACAGCGAGCTGGCAATCAGGCCTAATACACAACACCTGTGCACACTGCACAGGCCTATAAAAAGACAGAGAGGCAATCAGACATCGCTGGGTTTTTGTCTCATgtgagtaaacacacacagctgatAACCTGGGTAGAGGACGGAAGTTTCTCGCGCTCTCTCTCttgcaaaagaaaagaaagtacaaaagttaaagtaaaaaaagaaagaaaagtaacgataaagataaagaaaaagaaaaaagtaaagtaaagaaaagaaagtaaagtaaagaaaagaaagaacaaaaaaaaagaaaagtaaagatAAAGAAAAAGACCGGTCAGAGACACCCTActggccggatgtggcccgggGGCCGTGCAACTCCCAGGTGTGGTTTAAAGGATAATGGGACAAGATTTACACAAGGTGGTAACATTTTTGAGCACCTGTAGTACTAGGAAAATGTGCTTAGAGGTTTGT includes:
- the LOC134306012 gene encoding ATP-sensitive inward rectifier potassium channel 1-like, whose translation is MLKFIRKPIQDHLTERRIRKRRLVTKDGHCNIEYDNVTYQNYLVYLKDFWTTFVEFPWRFVILFFITAFTGSWFIFGLLWYSIAKSNGDLDVGGTPNGHLKCVENINSLTSAFLYSLETQTTIGYGGRALTGNCAKTVVLLIIQSLMGTIINCFMCGLILAKLSLPKKRAKTVTFSDTAVISLKNEKLCLQIRVANLRKTLLIRSHIYGKFVRTSIPPDGEPVILDQVNVEFQVDAGKDNLFFVSPLTLYHVIDSSSPFSEMAADTLQKQDFELVVFLDGMAESTSSSCQVRTSFIPREIQWGYSFLPVISRTRGGKYFVDFSNVSKTVAVSTPHCFSCFKDPVLHKHAQHGIDNPGFEVITIKDFGDKDNYCCLSSSVQDNQHF